A genomic segment from Halomonas sp. GD1P12 encodes:
- a CDS encoding DUF2256 domain-containing protein, protein MAHKKPHLPTKTCPVCQKPFAWRKKWARDWDNVVYCSERCRRQGV, encoded by the coding sequence ATGGCCCATAAAAAGCCCCACCTTCCCACCAAAACCTGCCCCGTGTGCCAAAAGCCCTTCGCCTGGCGCAAGAAGTGGGCGCGGGACTGGGACAACGTCGTCTACTGCTCCGAGCGCTGTCGGCGTCAGGGCGTTTAA
- a CDS encoding AEC family transporter — translation MNSITGALGPLFLLILLGGVIGYRRWPSLEFWAQMEKLIYFVLFPAMLVATLATADVSQVPVARLAAVLLGAIGLMTGLLWGLRSWIRLDSPAFTSVFQGAIRFNTYVGVAGAGALHGSAGVTTAAVAVAVMVPVVNILCVASFIRAGTLGQASLGQSALTLLKNPLILACLAGIFLNVSGIGLPGWSGSAAELLGRAALPLGLVAVGVALRPAALWRLDRGTLTTNVAKLLLMPLVVLLLAWVLGLDPLSRDVALLFAALPTATSAYILARQLGGDAELMAAIITGQTLLAMLTLPLWLKLAGV, via the coding sequence ATGAACAGCATTACCGGAGCGCTGGGGCCGCTCTTTCTCTTGATTCTTCTGGGCGGGGTCATCGGCTACCGGCGCTGGCCGAGTCTTGAGTTCTGGGCGCAGATGGAAAAACTCATCTATTTCGTGCTGTTCCCCGCCATGCTGGTGGCAACGCTTGCCACGGCGGACGTAAGCCAGGTACCCGTGGCAAGGCTTGCGGCGGTGCTGCTTGGGGCGATTGGGCTCATGACAGGGCTGCTTTGGGGGCTGCGCTCGTGGATTCGACTGGACTCACCGGCGTTTACGTCCGTGTTTCAGGGCGCGATTCGCTTCAACACCTACGTGGGGGTGGCCGGCGCCGGAGCCCTGCACGGAAGCGCCGGGGTGACCACCGCGGCGGTTGCGGTGGCGGTCATGGTACCAGTGGTCAATATTCTCTGCGTGGCGAGCTTTATCCGCGCCGGCACGCTAGGGCAGGCGAGCCTTGGCCAGAGCGCGCTGACGCTTTTGAAGAATCCGCTGATTCTGGCCTGCCTGGCGGGAATCTTCCTGAACGTAAGCGGTATTGGCCTGCCCGGCTGGAGTGGCAGCGCCGCCGAGCTATTGGGCCGCGCCGCACTGCCGCTGGGGCTGGTGGCGGTAGGCGTGGCGCTTCGCCCGGCGGCGCTGTGGCGCCTGGACCGCGGCACGTTGACCACCAACGTGGCCAAGCTGTTGCTCATGCCGCTGGTCGTGTTGCTGCTCGCCTGGGTTCTGGGCCTCGACCCCTTGAGTCGCGACGTGGCGCTTTTGTTTGCCGCGCTGCCCACGGCCACCTCGGCCTATATTCTGGCCCGCCAGCTGGGCGGCGACGCGGAGCTGATGGCCGCGATCATCACCGGACAAACGCTTTTAGCCATGCTGACGCTGCCGCTGTGGCTCAAACTGGCTGGCGTGTAA
- a CDS encoding SCO family protein has product MHALLKRRGVIAALLLALVGLGALALLLTGAGQNSEAPRGGPITMASTDGAFSLSHLTEDQIAVVSFGYTSCPDVCPITLAMKRQALAQFDESIRERIVPVMITVDLERDTLARLREYVSAFGDEFIGLVGTPDELEDVAKRYGVVWQRKEATDSTMAYTVDHTAGLFLVNREGVILERVLYSPTPSALVSALDRELERGTG; this is encoded by the coding sequence ATGCACGCACTTCTCAAACGCCGCGGTGTGATCGCGGCGCTGCTTTTGGCGCTTGTCGGGCTTGGCGCGCTGGCGCTACTACTGACAGGCGCCGGGCAAAACAGTGAGGCGCCGCGCGGCGGACCGATCACCATGGCCTCCACCGATGGCGCCTTCTCGCTTTCGCACCTGACCGAGGATCAGATCGCCGTGGTGTCGTTTGGCTACACGTCCTGTCCCGATGTCTGCCCCATTACGCTGGCGATGAAGCGTCAGGCGCTGGCGCAGTTCGACGAGTCGATCCGTGAGCGTATCGTTCCGGTGATGATCACCGTGGATCTCGAGCGCGATACGCTGGCACGACTGCGCGAGTACGTCAGCGCCTTTGGCGACGAGTTCATTGGCCTGGTCGGCACGCCCGACGAGCTTGAAGATGTCGCCAAGCGCTACGGCGTGGTGTGGCAGCGAAAGGAGGCGACTGATTCCACCATGGCCTACACCGTGGATCACACCGCCGGGCTCTTTCTCGTCAATCGGGAGGGAGTGATTCTTGAGCGAGTGCTTTATTCACCCACGCCGTCGGCGCTGGTGTCAGCACTGGATCGCGAGCTCGAGCGGGGCACGGGTTAG
- a CDS encoding FKBP-type peptidyl-prolyl cis-trans isomerase produces the protein MKAMVSTTFKTAALTGLLLVAPFAAAEPETDEQRLAYSLGVTLGESMQADIEDLDIDTFTSGMRDVFEGNELALSEEEMMETLVAFQQRSMQEREEQAAEIAEMNQQEGEEYLAENAERDDVEVTESGLQYEVLESGDGESPGPEDTVEVNYEGMLLDGTVFDSSFERGESVTFQVNQVIEGWQEALQMMSVGDKWMIYIPSELAYGENGQGPIGPNEMLTFRVELLGIE, from the coding sequence ATGAAAGCAATGGTCTCTACAACGTTCAAAACCGCGGCTTTGACCGGGCTTCTTTTGGTGGCGCCGTTCGCCGCCGCCGAGCCGGAAACCGACGAACAGCGCCTGGCCTACAGCCTTGGGGTGACGCTTGGCGAAAGCATGCAGGCGGATATTGAGGATCTCGATATCGATACCTTCACAAGCGGCATGCGCGACGTGTTCGAAGGCAACGAGCTGGCGCTTTCCGAAGAAGAGATGATGGAAACCCTGGTCGCCTTCCAGCAGCGCTCCATGCAGGAGCGTGAAGAGCAGGCGGCGGAAATTGCCGAGATGAACCAGCAGGAAGGCGAGGAGTACCTGGCCGAAAACGCCGAGCGTGACGATGTCGAAGTCACCGAGTCTGGCCTTCAGTACGAAGTGCTCGAGTCCGGCGACGGCGAATCGCCCGGCCCCGAGGACACCGTCGAGGTGAACTACGAAGGTATGTTGCTCGATGGCACCGTGTTCGATAGCTCCTTCGAGCGCGGCGAGTCGGTCACCTTCCAGGTCAACCAGGTCATCGAAGGTTGGCAGGAGGCACTGCAAATGATGAGCGTCGGCGATAAGTGGATGATCTACATCCCCTCCGAGCTCGCCTACGGCGAAAACGGCCAGGGTCCGATCGGTCCCAACGAAATGCTCACGTTCCGCGTCGAGCTTTTAGGCATCGAGTGA
- a CDS encoding universal stress protein has translation MFHRILVPVDGSKGAVKALEKAVSLHLLTGAELYMLCVFKHHSLLEASLSMVRPSKLDIPDDALKEYATEIAVYAKALAVELGADATRVRAFVKGGRPSRTIVRFARKRECDLTVIGAQGTNGDKNLLLGSVSQRVAGASHCPTLVV, from the coding sequence ATGTTTCATCGTATTCTGGTACCGGTGGATGGCTCGAAGGGCGCGGTCAAGGCGCTCGAGAAAGCGGTAAGCCTGCACCTGTTGACCGGCGCGGAGCTCTACATGCTCTGCGTCTTCAAACATCACAGCTTGCTCGAGGCGTCGCTTTCCATGGTGCGCCCGAGCAAGCTCGATATTCCCGACGACGCGCTCAAGGAGTACGCCACGGAAATCGCCGTCTACGCCAAGGCGCTCGCGGTGGAGCTTGGTGCCGACGCCACCCGAGTGCGCGCTTTCGTCAAGGGTGGGCGCCCATCGCGCACCATCGTGCGCTTTGCGCGAAAGCGCGAGTGCGATTTGACCGTGATTGGCGCCCAGGGCACCAACGGCGACAAGAACCTGCTGCTGGGCAGCGTGTCACAGCGCGTTGCCGGGGCATCGCACTGTCCCACCCTGGTGGTGTAA
- a CDS encoding TRAP transporter large permease, whose amino-acid sequence MTTIMVVTMIALLLLGFPMMIPLITAAVIGFYMMFNGFGQMDTLIQQMMAGIRPASLIAVPMFILAADIMTRGQSANRLIEMVMSFIGHIKGGLAVSTAASCTLFGAVSGSTQATVVAVGSPLRPRMLKAGYSDSFTLALIINASDIAFLIPPSIGMIIYGVISGTSIGELFIAGIGPGLLILFMFSAYCIVYAIVKDVPTEPRSSWKARALAVKDALWPLGFPVIIVGGIYGGVFSPTEAAAACVLYAVLLEFVVFRSLKMSDIYTIAKSTGLITAVVFILVAVGNGFSWVISFAQIPQAILEAVGVNDAGPTGVLIAICVSFFVACMFVDPIVVILVLTPIFAPAVAATGLDPVLVGILITLQVAIGSATPPFGCDIFTAIAIFKRPYWDVIKGTPPFILILILAAALLIMFPQIALFLRDVAFR is encoded by the coding sequence ATGACGACGATAATGGTAGTGACCATGATCGCCCTGCTGCTGCTGGGCTTTCCCATGATGATTCCGCTGATCACCGCCGCGGTGATTGGCTTTTACATGATGTTCAACGGCTTTGGCCAGATGGATACGCTGATTCAGCAGATGATGGCGGGTATCCGGCCAGCCTCGTTGATTGCGGTGCCGATGTTCATTCTCGCCGCCGATATCATGACCCGCGGCCAGTCCGCCAACCGCTTGATCGAAATGGTGATGTCCTTCATCGGCCATATCAAGGGCGGGCTTGCGGTCAGCACCGCGGCGTCGTGCACGCTGTTTGGCGCGGTGTCCGGCTCGACCCAGGCAACGGTCGTGGCGGTGGGCTCGCCGCTTCGCCCCAGGATGCTGAAAGCGGGCTACTCGGACTCGTTTACGCTGGCGCTGATCATCAACGCAAGCGATATCGCGTTTTTGATTCCGCCGAGTATCGGCATGATCATTTATGGCGTTATTTCCGGCACGTCGATCGGCGAGCTCTTCATTGCCGGTATCGGGCCAGGACTTTTGATTCTTTTCATGTTTTCGGCGTACTGCATCGTTTATGCCATCGTCAAGGACGTCCCCACCGAGCCGCGCTCGAGCTGGAAGGCTCGGGCGCTGGCGGTGAAGGATGCGCTCTGGCCGCTGGGCTTTCCGGTCATCATCGTCGGCGGTATCTACGGCGGCGTGTTCAGCCCCACGGAAGCGGCGGCGGCCTGCGTGCTTTATGCGGTGCTTCTGGAGTTCGTAGTGTTTCGCTCGCTGAAAATGAGCGATATCTACACCATCGCCAAGTCCACCGGGCTGATCACGGCGGTGGTGTTCATTCTGGTGGCGGTGGGTAACGGCTTCTCCTGGGTCATCTCGTTTGCCCAGATTCCCCAGGCCATTCTCGAGGCGGTGGGCGTCAACGACGCCGGGCCGACCGGCGTTCTGATCGCTATCTGCGTATCGTTTTTCGTCGCCTGCATGTTCGTCGATCCGATCGTCGTGATTCTGGTGCTTACGCCGATTTTCGCGCCGGCGGTAGCCGCGACCGGCCTCGACCCGGTGCTGGTAGGTATTCTGATCACGCTGCAGGTGGCGATCGGTTCGGCGACGCCACCGTTTGGCTGCGATATCTTTACCGCGATCGCGATCTTCAAGCGCCCATACTGGGACGTGATCAAGGGCACGCCGCCATTCATCCTGATTTTGATCCTCGCCGCGGCGCTTTTGATCATGTTCCCGCAGATCGCGCTGTTTCTGCGCGACGTGGCCTTTCGCTAG
- a CDS encoding TRAP transporter small permease has protein sequence MTEEEAEANYRSGLPGVLGVVDTAISKVESVILALGVLLMALNTVINVVARFVFGNSIMFSGELNRILIIMITFAGIGYAARHGRHIRMSAIYDALPVGGRRVLMVVISLFTSLVMFFLLYYSVIYILDLYSKGRVLPALSLPVWMIYVWVPMGFLITAIQYLLTAIKNLTSHDVYLSTGVVDGYKDTETEV, from the coding sequence ATGACCGAAGAGGAAGCAGAAGCCAACTACCGCTCGGGGCTGCCCGGCGTTTTGGGGGTGGTCGACACCGCAATTAGCAAAGTCGAATCAGTGATTCTGGCGCTGGGGGTTTTGCTAATGGCGCTGAATACGGTCATCAACGTCGTTGCCCGATTCGTGTTCGGCAACAGCATCATGTTTTCCGGCGAGCTCAACCGGATTCTCATCATCATGATCACCTTCGCAGGGATCGGCTACGCCGCTCGCCACGGTCGACATATCCGCATGTCGGCCATTTACGATGCGCTGCCGGTGGGCGGGCGCCGCGTGCTAATGGTCGTGATTTCGCTGTTCACCTCGCTTGTGATGTTCTTTTTGCTCTACTACTCGGTGATCTACATCCTCGATCTCTACAGCAAGGGGCGGGTGCTGCCGGCGCTCAGCCTGCCGGTGTGGATGATCTATGTGTGGGTGCCGATGGGGTTTTTGATCACCGCCATTCAATACCTGCTGACCGCCATCAAGAACCTGACCAGCCACGATGTCTATCTCTCGACCGGCGTGGTGGATGGGTACAAGGATACGGAAACGGAAGTTTAA
- the dctP gene encoding TRAP transporter substrate-binding protein DctP, with product MKAYKALSTRSVTSKLLTSASVGALLFGMSAAAQADNWRYAHEEYEGDVQDVFAQAFKGYIEENSDHTVQVYRFGELGESDDIMEQTQNGILQFVNQSPGFTGALIPEAQIFFIPYLLPTDEETVLTFFDESEAINEMFPELYAEQGLELLQMYPEGEMVITTDEPISSPEDMDNKKIRTMTNPLLSETYSAFGATPTPLPWGEVYGGLQTGIIDGQENPIFWIESGGLYEVSPHLTFTGHGWFTTAMMANQDFYDGLSEEDQQLVQDATDAAYEQTMEHVQGLAEASLEKIQEASDEVTVTRLDDEQIAAFRERAPQVEEAFLEMTGERGSELLEQFKADLENVENE from the coding sequence ATGAAAGCTTACAAGGCTTTATCGACGCGTTCGGTTACGTCCAAACTTCTTACCTCGGCAAGCGTTGGCGCGCTGCTGTTCGGCATGAGCGCCGCGGCCCAGGCAGATAACTGGCGTTACGCCCACGAAGAGTACGAAGGCGACGTTCAGGACGTGTTTGCCCAAGCGTTCAAGGGGTACATCGAAGAGAACTCCGATCATACCGTTCAGGTGTATCGCTTTGGCGAGCTGGGCGAGTCCGACGACATCATGGAGCAGACCCAGAACGGCATCCTGCAGTTCGTCAACCAGTCCCCCGGCTTCACCGGCGCCTTGATTCCCGAAGCGCAAATCTTCTTCATTCCCTACCTGCTGCCTACCGACGAAGAGACCGTTCTGACGTTCTTCGATGAAAGTGAGGCGATCAATGAGATGTTCCCCGAGCTCTACGCCGAGCAGGGGCTCGAACTTCTCCAGATGTATCCGGAAGGCGAAATGGTCATCACCACCGACGAGCCGATCAGCTCGCCGGAGGACATGGATAACAAGAAAATCCGTACCATGACCAATCCGCTGCTCTCCGAGACCTACAGCGCGTTTGGCGCAACGCCCACGCCGCTGCCCTGGGGCGAAGTGTACGGCGGCCTGCAGACCGGCATCATCGACGGCCAGGAAAACCCGATCTTCTGGATCGAGTCCGGCGGTCTTTATGAAGTGTCGCCCCATCTGACCTTCACCGGCCACGGCTGGTTCACCACCGCGATGATGGCCAACCAGGACTTCTACGACGGTCTGTCCGAAGAGGACCAGCAGCTGGTTCAGGACGCCACCGACGCCGCCTACGAACAAACCATGGAGCACGTTCAGGGCTTGGCCGAGGCGTCGCTGGAGAAAATTCAGGAGGCGTCCGACGAAGTCACCGTGACGCGTTTGGACGACGAGCAGATTGCAGCGTTTCGCGAGCGTGCCCCGCAGGTCGAGGAAGCCTTCCTCGAAATGACCGGCGAGCGCGGCAGCGAGCTACTCGAGCAGTTCAAGGCCGACCTTGAAAACGTTGAAAACGAGTAA
- a CDS encoding TIGR02444 family protein, producing the protein MSDSNRSRRLQQTPLWDFACAFYALDDVTPACLTLQDQAGVDVCELLFHAWLYRHGLMATPAALAHERRSRLRWQREITQPLRALRQTLKGQAQRSASIKALRDTIKHAELAAEKENLDAWQAFALAPQSDISTLEEIDKESRNASVWLQYQLFSSDLAADAPVFDKPCIEVENAWAVIGTRLDPVKSAR; encoded by the coding sequence ATGAGTGATTCTAACCGATCAAGGCGCCTGCAGCAGACACCGCTTTGGGATTTCGCCTGCGCCTTCTACGCCCTCGACGATGTGACACCTGCCTGCCTGACGCTGCAGGATCAGGCCGGCGTCGATGTCTGCGAGCTTCTGTTCCACGCCTGGCTCTACCGTCATGGGCTCATGGCGACCCCGGCAGCGCTTGCCCACGAGCGGCGCTCGCGCTTGCGCTGGCAGCGCGAGATCACCCAGCCGCTTCGCGCGCTGCGCCAAACGCTCAAGGGCCAGGCTCAACGAAGTGCCTCGATCAAGGCGCTGCGCGACACCATAAAGCACGCCGAGCTTGCCGCCGAGAAAGAAAATCTTGACGCCTGGCAGGCGTTCGCGCTTGCGCCTCAAAGCGATATTTCAACGCTTGAAGAGATCGATAAAGAATCGCGGAACGCGAGCGTTTGGCTGCAGTATCAGCTCTTTTCGAGTGATTTGGCGGCCGATGCCCCTGTTTTTGACAAGCCTTGTATTGAGGTCGAAAACGCCTGGGCGGTGATTGGCACCCGTCTTGACCCGGTCAAGTCAGCGCGCTAG
- a CDS encoding ABC-F family ATP-binding cassette domain-containing protein, with protein MIALRQVALQRGTQTLLEGADLTLHNGVKAGIIGANGAGKSSLFKLLLGELGPDQGDIEMSGGQRVAHMAQEVEALDRSIIEYVLDGDVALRQAQQELSDAQRADDAHREAELHGLIETLDGYTAESRAAQLLVGLGFLQANLTQPLSSFSGGWRMRVNLARTLFMPSDLLLLDEPTNHLDLDALLWLENWLTRYPGTLLLISHDRDFLDAVCDHIVHMHQQNVELYRGNYSRFERTRAEKLALQQAQAAKQQARREEIERFVARFKAKATKARQAQSRVKMLERMEEIAIAHVDSPFHFTLPAADKTSHPLLVLDDARLGYRGDAGETVQLDKVNLTLLPGSRIGLLGPNGAGKSTLIKTLTGELSLLAGKRVPGEHLAIGYFAQHQLEGLDVTATPFVHVQRLSPTASDQEIRNFLGGFGFKGDDAFATVAHFSGGEKARLALSLVAWQKPNLLLLDEPTNHLDLEMREALTQALSAFEGTVILVSHDRHLLRATVDEFWRVADHRVEPFDGDLDDYRAWLKTRLEESRREERVEKSERQAQQPRDRKASRKAAAALREKLRPQKKARDQAEKAMEAAQSALENVEETLAEPALYTDPARKAQLTEALAEQARCKERVDSAEQQWLAAEEALEAMEAEILESER; from the coding sequence ATGATCGCACTGCGCCAGGTGGCCCTGCAACGGGGCACGCAAACGCTGCTGGAGGGCGCCGATCTGACGCTACACAATGGCGTCAAGGCCGGCATCATCGGCGCCAACGGCGCCGGCAAGTCGAGTCTTTTCAAGCTGCTACTCGGCGAGCTGGGCCCGGACCAGGGCGATATCGAAATGAGCGGCGGCCAACGCGTGGCCCACATGGCTCAGGAGGTCGAGGCGCTCGACCGTTCGATCATCGAGTACGTGCTGGATGGCGACGTGGCCCTGCGCCAGGCGCAGCAGGAGTTGAGCGATGCCCAGCGCGCCGACGACGCCCACCGCGAGGCGGAGCTTCACGGGCTGATCGAGACGCTCGACGGCTACACTGCCGAGTCCCGCGCCGCCCAGCTGCTGGTCGGCCTTGGCTTTTTGCAGGCCAATCTGACCCAGCCGCTGTCGAGCTTTTCCGGCGGCTGGCGCATGCGCGTGAACCTGGCGCGCACGCTGTTCATGCCCTCTGACCTGTTGCTGCTCGACGAGCCGACCAACCACCTGGACCTCGACGCGCTGCTCTGGCTCGAAAACTGGCTGACCCGCTACCCGGGCACGCTGCTTCTGATCTCTCACGATCGCGACTTTCTCGATGCGGTGTGCGATCACATCGTCCACATGCATCAGCAAAACGTCGAGCTTTACCGCGGCAACTATTCGCGCTTCGAGCGCACCCGCGCCGAGAAGCTCGCCCTGCAGCAGGCCCAGGCCGCCAAGCAGCAGGCGCGGCGCGAGGAGATCGAGCGCTTCGTCGCTCGCTTCAAGGCCAAGGCGACCAAGGCGCGCCAGGCGCAGAGCCGGGTGAAGATGCTCGAGCGCATGGAAGAGATCGCGATCGCCCACGTCGATTCGCCCTTTCACTTCACCCTGCCCGCCGCCGACAAGACCTCGCACCCGCTGCTGGTGCTCGACGACGCGCGGCTGGGCTATCGCGGTGACGCCGGAGAAACCGTTCAGCTCGACAAGGTCAACCTGACGCTACTGCCCGGTAGCCGCATCGGCCTGCTGGGCCCCAACGGCGCGGGCAAGTCGACGCTGATCAAGACGCTGACCGGCGAGCTTTCGCTGCTGGCCGGCAAGCGCGTGCCCGGCGAGCACCTGGCGATCGGCTACTTCGCCCAGCACCAGCTCGAGGGGCTCGACGTCACCGCCACGCCCTTCGTTCACGTGCAGCGCCTCTCCCCCACCGCCAGCGACCAGGAGATCCGCAACTTTCTTGGCGGCTTTGGCTTCAAGGGCGACGACGCCTTCGCCACGGTCGCCCACTTCTCCGGCGGCGAGAAGGCGCGCCTGGCGCTTTCGCTGGTGGCTTGGCAAAAGCCGAACCTGTTACTGCTCGACGAGCCCACCAACCATCTGGATCTGGAGATGCGCGAGGCACTGACCCAGGCGCTGTCGGCGTTCGAGGGCACGGTGATTCTGGTGTCCCACGACCGTCATCTCTTGCGTGCCACGGTGGACGAGTTCTGGCGGGTGGCGGATCACCGGGTCGAGCCCTTCGACGGCGATCTGGATGACTACCGCGCCTGGCTCAAGACGCGCCTGGAAGAGAGCCGCCGTGAGGAGCGCGTCGAAAAGAGCGAGCGCCAGGCGCAGCAGCCAAGAGACCGCAAGGCCTCGCGCAAGGCCGCCGCAGCGCTACGCGAAAAGCTGCGGCCGCAGAAAAAAGCGCGTGACCAGGCCGAAAAAGCCATGGAGGCCGCCCAGAGCGCGCTCGAGAACGTGGAAGAGACGCTGGCGGAGCCGGCGCTCTACACCGACCCGGCGCGCAAGGCACAGCTGACCGAGGCGCTGGCCGAGCAGGCGCGCTGCAAGGAGCGCGTGGACAGCGCCGAGCAGCAGTGGCTCGCCGCCGAGGAAGCGCTGGAAGCGATGGAGGCGGAAATCCTCGAAAGCGAGCGCTAG
- the dtd gene encoding D-aminoacyl-tRNA deacylase yields the protein MKALIQRVTHAAVSVDGERIGAIDQGLLALIGVERGDSEADAEKILHKLLHYRVFSDAEGKMNDNLQQVDGGLLLVSQFTLAADTRKGLRPGFSSAAVPAEGERLFNYLVECARAAWPLVETGRFGADMQVTLTNDGPVTFMLESRQV from the coding sequence GTGAAAGCACTGATTCAGCGGGTGACGCACGCCGCCGTGAGCGTGGACGGCGAGCGTATCGGCGCCATCGACCAGGGGCTTCTGGCGCTGATCGGCGTCGAGCGTGGCGACAGTGAAGCGGATGCGGAGAAAATTCTGCACAAGCTGCTTCATTATCGGGTGTTCAGCGACGCCGAGGGAAAGATGAACGACAACCTGCAACAGGTCGACGGCGGGCTGCTGCTGGTGTCGCAATTCACGCTGGCCGCGGATACCCGCAAGGGGCTGCGGCCGGGCTTCTCCAGTGCCGCCGTCCCGGCAGAGGGCGAGCGGCTGTTTAACTATCTCGTCGAGTGCGCCCGCGCGGCCTGGCCGTTGGTCGAGACCGGCCGCTTCGGCGCCGACATGCAGGTGACGCTCACCAACGACGGGCCGGTCACCTTCATGCTCGAAAGTCGCCAGGTTTAA
- the thiD gene encoding bifunctional hydroxymethylpyrimidine kinase/phosphomethylpyrimidine kinase has product MTHIAKVLTIAGSDPSGGAGLQGDLKTFSALGVYATNVITAVIAQNTQGVARVEPVSPEMIRVQLENLLEDVTIDAVKIGMVGSREVAEVIKAVLEKHRPRWIVLDPVMVAKSGDILVDDEGIRAVRDVLVPLAHVITPNLPEAAVLLDTASPKTPDEMEAMLPGLTALGAPFVVLKGGHLTGETCPDLLATPTEHAWLPASRIDTQNLHGTGCALSAAVAACLARLPLEADAHAPVEAIREAKQWLHSALEASERLQVGHGRGPVHHFHRWW; this is encoded by the coding sequence ATGACGCATATCGCGAAGGTATTGACCATTGCCGGTTCCGACCCCTCCGGTGGCGCGGGGCTGCAGGGCGATCTGAAGACGTTTTCGGCCCTCGGCGTCTACGCCACCAACGTGATCACCGCGGTGATCGCCCAGAACACCCAGGGCGTGGCCCGGGTCGAGCCGGTCTCGCCGGAAATGATTCGCGTGCAGCTTGAGAATCTGCTCGAGGACGTGACCATCGACGCGGTGAAGATCGGCATGGTCGGCAGTCGCGAGGTCGCCGAGGTGATCAAGGCGGTGCTGGAGAAGCATCGCCCGCGCTGGATCGTGCTCGACCCGGTGATGGTCGCGAAAAGCGGCGATATCCTGGTCGATGACGAAGGCATTCGCGCGGTGCGCGACGTGCTGGTGCCACTGGCCCACGTGATCACCCCGAACCTGCCCGAGGCTGCGGTGCTGCTCGACACCGCCTCGCCCAAAACGCCGGATGAGATGGAGGCGATGCTGCCAGGGCTCACCGCGCTTGGTGCGCCCTTCGTGGTGCTCAAGGGCGGCCACCTGACCGGCGAGACCTGCCCGGATCTTCTGGCCACGCCCACCGAGCACGCCTGGCTTCCCGCCTCGCGCATTGATACGCAGAACCTGCACGGCACCGGCTGTGCGCTCTCCGCAGCGGTTGCCGCGTGTCTGGCAAGACTCCCTCTGGAGGCCGACGCGCACGCCCCGGTAGAGGCGATCCGCGAGGCCAAACAGTGGCTTCACTCAGCCCTCGAGGCCAGCGAGCGGCTGCAGGTCGGTCACGGGCGCGGGCCGGTCCATCACTTTCATCGCTGGTGGTAG